AAATGGTATACTGATGACTTTTGCCCCACAAAGAATCTTTTTATTCCTGTTGGCAATGGACGTTACCTAaatgtggaaaagaaacagaatattcTAATTTTCATgcaaatggatttatttttttttttttttcagatgaaaggCACTGCACAAAAAGTAGAATGGCAGTGCTGTAAATATTCTGCCTGTGGTATGTTTACTTACCATTAATTACTGACATCTGGGCTAGTTGTTATAAggaaatatatgtatattttcaaTTAAGCAATGCTTTTATGCTTTCAAATCAACTTCTGTTCTTCCAGTGCTATTGGAAACTTGAAAATTGCTGAAGTTGATCAAGGTGGACGCTTTGTAAAGATCCGGAACCATGCCACTAAGGAAGATGAGAACATTGGGGGTTATCTCTTGAAGCAGGACATCAAAGGTCAAGCAGTAGCTGTATTTAGTTTTCCCTCCGAGACCAGGATGGAGCCCAACTCCACCGTGACAGTGAGTGTGGGGGCTTTGAGTGCCTTTTCCCGGCTGACAGACTAGGGTACACTCTTAGCCTCGTGGTATAGAGTCAAGCTTCAGTCTGTGTTTTCAGAAAGGCTAACACTCACAAATAATGATGAATTCAGAAGCTCCTGATGTTGATCATCAGTACAAGCCTGGCATTCTCATGACTTGTCACATATTTCATGTTGTCCTGCAATGGGAAGCTATCCTAGAAAGTCCTTGTTTGATACATTACTTTTTCCAGCCACTGTTCCTCTAAAAGGCTCACCCTACTGCCAGAATATTGAGTTGTGCCAGTGTTTGCCAATGAAGGGTGTGAACCTTGTATTGGAAAcctacaaataaaaaaacctacCTGAAAGGAAATGAGTTTATGTGTTGCTACTGAAGCAATTAATACAGTTCTGTGTATAGTCTGAGGTACCACTACAGCAGGGcctgaagtgaaaataaatagaaaagtgATGCTGCTTTCCAGACTGTGCCCACTGCTCGAGGACAGCTGTTACCCAGCAGAGAAAGCCATAAACCACTGTTCTGGCAATGGGGCTCTGGTCCTGGCTTTGCCTTGGATGACTTCAGGCAGAATGATGAGACACTGTGCCTTCGTTTCCTATTCTGTAAAATGAAGATGATATGCACTCCTTTGATGTTGTGCCAGAACCATACGTTAAAAATTCAGTGCATGggctgctgctcttcagagaTTACTTCCCCTCCAGCTAGTTCAGATGTATCTTTTTGCCTGTTTGAATAAGAGTTAGAGAGGTAGGTAGGATATAAGATGCAAAGAGTCAGATGTCTTCATCGTACCCCAGAAAACCTTTAAATAGATAATAACAAATATAAGCATCTGATATTCATGGTAATGAAAAAGGCTTGAACATGTGAACTAAATGTGACCAAGGCTCAGTTGTAGGTGTAGCTGAGGAATGTCTGCTGGCAGCTGCATGCAAACTCCAGCAACCTCTGGGATGTACCCACACTCAGAGAAGGCGCAGCTGTTGCTGTACTGGATAAAGATGCAGACTGCTTGGCTGGCTGCAGGATACTTTGCAGATCTCCCCAGAAATGTTTTCCCCTTTGTTGGCTTTTGTGCCATCCACCCCAAAGGTAGTCCTTTCTGAAGTGCTCTGATCAGCGCTGAAGTCATTGACAAGGTTGTTGTTCCCATTATAATTAAAGGACTCTTGGGTGAACAATGTAAAAGACTAAGGTAGAAGGTCCACCACAACTTCTATTTCAGCCTTTCTGTTAATTTCAAAGGGTTGTATTTGTGCTGCCAGCTCTTGCATCTACAATTCATGTACAATAGTGTCTGTGTCTGATAGTCAGCCAGGGAGGACTTCCAGGCCCCAGCTCCAACAGATGAACCAAGGCAAAATGCTCAAGTTAGATGCTAGTGTGGATACCTGGAATATGGTCTGAAGCCCCTTTTACCACCAGTCTtcctgaaatgaaaactgaggCATCTCAAAACAAAAGGAGGCAGAGTCCATATTCATCACCAAGCTCAGTGCAGCTCAATGTAGCTCTGTGTGAGCCCTCTTACAAGACAGCTGGAAACGCAAGCTGACAGTGGCTCAAAAGAGCTACAGTCAATTGTGTCTTCTGGTGTATGTGTGAAAAAGCGGCAAAATGCACCTTAGCAAAGTGCTGTATGGTGAGCACTTTTGGAAGAgagcattttatatatatatatttttagataCTTCTCCTTTAAAATTGAATGATTATTGGTTTGGCTGCCAGGAAATGGTTGAAGCCGTTTTCTCACAGATGGCAACTGCTAAATCCTTTAGGAACAGTGTTTGCAAAAGCTTGTTGTGGTCGTCTTATGtaagagaaatgttttcataacGGGTCCTTTTGCTACTGTGTTAGTGATAAAGGTCACAGATAATTGTGTTCACTTTATAAAGCACAATGTTGTTAAATCTTTTGTATAGAGATAAAAGTACATAAAATTTCTTGTCTCCAGTAGAGACAAGAGGGAATTGAAAATGAACAGAGGGAATCCAAAATCAAGCAGAGAGTGGAATTTTAAAGCTGATATCACAGATCTCTTCCAGTGCCCctggtaattcagaaaataaaagaaactgcCTACTTTTAATCTTACTCTCAGCAAGCCGGACCAAAAAGCCCAAGATTTACTAGCACACCTTGAAAAATGTGCCTTTGCTAATCTCTGTTAATCCACAGCAGAGGTACTTGAAAATAATCACTATAACTAAGCTGCAAGTCTTTAATACAgttctttcagctttgttttcacaGATCAAATAGTGACCAgagttacagaaataaaaaaggaaaacctcaTGTTTTTACTACCTTCTTATGCTGTATAAATATTCAGGAGCCGTTTTGTCTTTAACCTAATGGCTGCTTGTTCCTTGCAGGTTTGGGCAGCAGATGCTATGGTGTTTCACAGATTTCCCTCAGATCTTCTTTGGAAGGACCTGAAGAGATTTAGGACAAGCCTTGACTGTGCTACCATTCTCTGTGAGCCTAGTGGCCAAGTGAGCAAAATCACTGCATTTCCTTATCCAGACAGCTGTATCACTGGACTTCTTTCAGAGATTTAGGATCATATTGTTAAAGTCCTTGTAGAACCTAGTGCAAGCAATCCAGACATAGCAAAGCTGTGATCTCTCTATGTTAACCTTGCCTCTGTGGATGTCAATTATTAGGAACTGAAGGACTGAAGAAAAACACCGCTTGTTGAATGAAAGGCTAGCATCCTCACAGCAATCGAAGCAGTGTGAATTGCCAGCCCACTGTCCTTTTCCACTGTGTTACAGCCATGAAAGATCCAGCTATGCTCAGGGCTATTCAGCCCATGGCTGCTCATTAGTTACTGTCATCAGCTTGGCAACCGTGTTGAATATATTTTAGTCAACTTGTGTTGACTTGGGAATGAGAGAGAGTCCAAGATAATTTTTTACTCTACAGTTCTCCAGTGGCAGCTATgggttttggccatttttatCTAGACAAACTCACACTACTGACAATATGGAAAAGACCTGTGATTTTCATAAACAGTGTAAGATATACCAGCTTCCCCAAGGTAGCATAATTTACCCCTTACAAACTGTTAAGTGAACGTTGACTTTTGGTGTCACCTTCTCATATTTACTCCTCTTCTAGCTCAGCTTGGCTATACTTGCTATCACATCAGTACCAGAGAATCAGAGGTTGAAAGGGAATTTGAGATGGGATTACCTCTGCCAGGATTGCTTCTGGCTGTGGCTTACCTAGGTAGTTCCGCAAGACTTTCAGTAATGGAGACTCCACTATGTCCCCAGGCAATCTGCTTTAGTGCCTCACTCTCTCCGTGCTCAGAAAAGCTTTGCTAGTGCCTAAACTGAACTTTTTCTGCCTCAGGTTTAGTCAATTTCTTCTCATCCTATCCACTGTGGACATGAAGaacagtttgctttttcttccttcagcagcCTTTGACATACTTGCAGAATtgtcctcttttctctttctttgtttcatttactgAATTGGAGCAGTGGAATTTCAAGGCTCTTAGATGAGTCTAccctaaatatatttaaaaactgGAAATGGATTTTAAAGACCAATGAAAAAAAGCTGGAATTTGGTGGTTGTGATTAGTATTTATCTTTCGAATGATAAataactctgaaacacataggAGTGCCTACCCTTTCAGCCCTTCTAGTTTGTCTACAACAAACAATTATCTTGATGAAAAGATGTAGAATATAAATAAGCAGTGAtatgttggtgggttttttatcAGGCTGTTGCTTGGTACACTCCTCTCTACTGGACCACCAGGCAAGAACTGATGGCGAGAGGGGAAAGTGAAGAACCTGAGAACATTGTTATACCAACTTTCTCTACAACAAGAGAGCGATGTGAAGAGGAACAGGAATCTACAATAACTGATACAGAGTGGAACACGGCTGACCCATGGcaaacaagtaaaaaaagacaaagcttCATCAAAAGGTATCTGACGTTTATTGTGTATACTGTAATAGCAGCATTGTGTCAGACTGGCTCTGTCAGTGAACAGTTTTAAATGAGCACCTTGGTAAGCAAATCCTGAAAAGCTGGGGAATTTTAAAAATTGGAATTAACCTTAACCTTCAAACAGGAATCCAGACCAAAGCTTCTGATAGGAGTGCATTCATTGCCAATCAAGACTAAGCAGAAGATAAAATTCTTCTTAAAATATGactttattattatatattattctTTGAGTCCCAAGTGTTTGGCTGGCACCACTTGGAGACCACAACTTGGAAAGCTTTCAGCAAAAAATGTTAAAGTTGGAGAactcttttcctttgtcttgAGAAGGATGGGCCTAACTCAGTCTTCTCTCAGGTCATTGCACTCTGAACTGGGCTAGGGACTTACAACCATTGCTTCCTAAATTGCTTCAGAAATGTCTTCCAGACTTTGTATCAAACTTAAAATCAGCAACGCTGTGAAAAATTGCGTTCATTGCTttagctgctgcagctgagttTGGGCACCCAGGTCTCAGACAGGAACCCCTGAGCTGAGTCATTCAATGGTTTTAAATGAGGAACGGAATACTGATGGTGGGTTTTCTAGGTAAGTCCCTTCCAGAATACTGGTTCCAGGGGCTTTTAAGCCAGGttcacaacagaaaaacatatatttcagaaataaaggaTTGACCAATCTGGATatatttttcacaaaaaaaaaaaaaaagtgggtgAACCTTCTTCTGTTTGGGGTAGTTGTTCTTCTCTAaatttcttctccagactgtGGCTGGAGATATTCAGAAGATGAACAGTTTCCAGCATAGGCTGAACTGCCTGCTCTTCACAAGCTTTGTATCAAAAATGGCTAAATAACTTTTGCTCAAACTTGCCAAAGAACCTAAGTCAGAAGCAGggagaaaggatgaaaaaaatcagtgtgaaGAGTTCAAGGCTGGGAGAATTACAACCAAAGGCAACTGGTAAATTATAATGCATATGTCAAACAATACAGAAGTTGCATTTCTTCCACCTGCAGCTAAATGCAGAATGTATCAAATCTATGTCTGCTGTTTGTTAGATATATCACATAAATGTAATGTATGCGTGCATTAAACATGGTAAACCTAGGCAAAATACCAAAATAAATATGCTAATGCAATACAATAAATAACACAGTAGTAGATAAAATATACTTGTTTTTTATATCCtgtgcacatacatacatgtgcTAAATGTGTGAAATACAGTAAACTTAATTGAATTTCtctttacagggaaaaaaagacctttGCATCCCTTTTCCCTAATCAGAGTGCCTGGTGCCAAAGCCCAAACACTCCTACGCACCCTCACTTTTCCCTGGGTAGACCATTAACCATGGGGAATGATGGCAGCAGCTTGTGCAGGCAGTCCCGGGGTCAGTCATCAAGGCCTGACCCTGTGCCAGGTGAGTTCAACAGCAGGTGTGGTATATGCTGTAGCATGCACAGTGGCAACAGGGTGGACTTTCTGACACAAATAGCTTAAGACTTAAAATACATGTATGTTACCACCTCTTACTTCTGTAGCAGCAGTTCTTCAATCTTAAATCTTACGCCCATTCCAGTAACAATGTATGTACTTTTATTTATGTGTAAATTATATACATTTATGTCTGCAATAATACATTATGTATATTGTGAAGCATACACATCAACAGAAATTTAAAAGGATGGGATAAAGATTTTTTAaacctattttaaaattattttcaaatttaattctatttattaatattacaaaaatattttcttcccgCACCCCAATGGATTGTCTTGCACTCCCTCTGGAAGCTGTATAGAGCTGCATGCGTCAGTAAGCTGTGAGGAGGCTGTTGTTACTAATACTGATGCATTTAGAAAATTAACTAAGAATCAGTAAGAGACTCTTGTATTGTCTGTGAATTGTTAATTAGGCAGTGGTGAGAAAGCCAGTGTGTAATCTGGGTACATCAAACCCAGAAAGCTGTGGACACGCTGCAAAGACTTCAGCAGAAGATGACAGGGTGAAAAAGCATCTGAAGAGATTGGTTCAGGAAGATTGAAAAGAGCTAAATTTGTGTTAGACAAGCAAGGTGATTGCCATGCAAGGGGGTTCAACCATCACAGCGAGAGAGGAAACAGTCTTAGATCCAGGAAACAGAACTAGAAGGAATAGGACCaagtgaaacacagaaaagcttAGGTTGAATATGTAAATGAAAAGGAGCTTTAATGATCTGTAGTACAGTCTTCCAGATGTGCTCACTACTCTACCTAGCATTTTAAATCACTGGAAAGTTTTAAGTGCTCAGctgccatttattttaatggaactAGGTATCCAGCTTCTGAAGACAGCTTTGAAACACTCATTTGTTTAGTGAACACTTAAAACCAGGcttgttaaattatttatatacaCTAAGGAGGTGACCCTGTGACTGGTGTAGATATGTGACTACACAGCTGTCAGGAGTTCTTCCCCATTTCTAGGAGTTCCAGCCTAGGAAAAGCCTTTCAGTTTGACCCAGGAAAGCATTAATGCACCTGCTTAGCTTTACACACCTAAATAGTAATCGACAACCAGCGAGGGCAGTCAGGAAGATCCTTCTCAACTGTTAAATCCAGACAAAGAAGATTAAAACCTGGTGAAGCCAGTTGCAATAGACCTCATTTCATGGTTTGTTTCCTGCTCTGTCTTAATCACTGGTAGCGTCAGCTACCAGGTGTCTATTTTGTATAATCCTGATTTGTCTAATTTACTCAAACTTAAGTTTGTCTCATTCTGTGTTGCTCTGGTATTCTGCAAGCTGGGACCCCCATATCTGTTCTACTAGCTTCCTGGACAGGGAAAAGCTTGTGACAGAATGGGAATCGGCACCTGCCACCTGGGGATGCCGGTGGCATCAGAGGTTGTGTTAAGATGAGCATATGCTGCAGACAAATAGGAACAAGTCTATAGAGCACACTCATTGATGATGCAAACCTGGCATCCACCCTGTACATATTTCAAGGGTGATTTACTTTGTCCCAGCTCTAGACAGATCCAACAGGCTATGAGGGGCACCTACCCCTCCATGGTGTAGGTATGAAACTTCCTAGGCTGCTGTGTAGCCCACTCATGCTCACCACTGGACTGCACAAGGTGGTTTCTGTCTGAATACCTGCTTAATATCTACAATTCTTGAGGATTGTCTCCAGAGGACATCTTCTGGCTCAGTTTCATTCAAGAGGAAGCCAGCTTGTGCACTTGATAGTGGTCTGTGATGTGAACTCAAGCACAGCCAGCGAGGGAAGTGGCATCTCCACTCCATGGGTATGCTCCTTTTCGGAGCCAAAGTGCTATGGACACATGCAGGACACCCCTCAGGGCTTTTCCCAAGCTAAAGGGAGTTTGCCGCTATGATATGGGTGACCTGCATGCAGTCCTCTTGGCTATATTCCCATCTTCTGTCACAAGCTAATTTGGTTTCaagatcaattttttttttttccttgcaaacaATCATTAAGtctaaaatgttttccagtgaaGCAATCAGtatgaaaccaaaccaaaccagctcCTGAGACTGTAATGCAGTCATGTTGTTCCAGGgcacagggatgcaggcaggtAGAGAGTGCCTGCTTGTAGACTTATTTCCTGAGTGTGGGAGCTCTGAAGGCAGAACTCAAAGGAAGGTGATCTGTCACACATTAAATATATCTGGGTTTTGTAGCATATGTAGCATATGTAAAAATTCTTAACTAGCAGCCTTATAACTGACATGAACACTGGGGTCCAGAGTCGCGTGCATAAATGCAGTCTTGCTTAGATCCTGGTCAAAGAAAGCTTCCTTATTCATTAAGGACTCTTCAACGTGCTCTTAAATGCTTCATAATATCAAGACTTACATAAATCAGTATTGTTaacttgttttcctctgcaagCACATTTTTAATCACTATTATCTTTAAGTATGGTTAGTTATTTTCTTAATGCCATAACACACCACAGTTAGGTCAATACCTTTGAACTGAGTTAGTGATTCAAATAGTTCTTGCATTTCCCTCTATCAGCTCAGAATATGCTCAGAAGCCCAAAGGCCCAATCAAAACTGCAGAGATGGGCCTCACAGAGGATACTGTTTGATGGTATTTGCCTATTAGCTTAAAGTATTTAGTTTCTCATACACCTGTTGTATCCTTTCTAGCTCTAGCTTTCCTCTATAACAATAAAACATTATGTTTTCAATCTCTGTTTTGGGGGATGTTAATAGCAGCAGTCCACCATATTCTACCAGAAAACAAACTCTGTTTAATGGCATAATGGTGTTTTGAGTACTCTTTGCCTCTCCCCTCCTCATGCAGCTCAGCATTTTACCTTTACAGCTGCTAGAGAACAGGATTTTCACTACCCGGTTCCAGTGACTCCTGTCACTTTACTCTTGAGTTGTTGCAGTTGAAAAGACAATAGTAGGGTGTGCGGTAGCTGTTCTTTTCAGCACATACCCATCCATATAAAATTTTAACTGACACCTTGCCATTTGTCCTCTTTCGCCTTATAAGTCCTTCCTGAGGCCCTTCTGAATAGTTTTCTTTGGTGCTGACAACAAAAGACCTTGCAAGTTACCTACAGAAAGCTTCATTTCTTACTGTCTTTAATTTATAGTCTTTAG
The sequence above is a segment of the Lathamus discolor isolate bLatDis1 chromosome 1, bLatDis1.hap1, whole genome shotgun sequence genome. Coding sequences within it:
- the LMNTD1 gene encoding lamin tail domain-containing protein 1 isoform X2, with the protein product MDLECCGHQTQVLDDHEAQDDLAEKEALKGVQEKHVFLESEIKSTRDLPGRRRSRDMMSSCWSQLSVAGSFTPSSTLDESPNSSVVTLVGLPIPPSDRRTTEIPSLAQSSGLTEALRRRSIAQPKHGTEIPSWNCASSRNLSLFMTVPGHRSFSPLFTDSRKIAQSLRCMQNPRRRSAYEEYQEFASSAIGNLKIAEVDQGGRFVKIRNHATKEDENIGGYLLKQDIKGQAVAVFSFPSETRMEPNSTVTVWAADAMVFHRFPSDLLWKDLKRFRTSLDCATILCEPSGQAVAWYTPLYWTTRQELMARGESEEPENIVIPTFSTTRERCEEEQESTITDTEWNTADPWQTSKKRQSFIKREKKTFASLFPNQSAWCQSPNTPTHPHFSLGRPLTMGNDGSSLCRQSRGQSSRPDPVPGTLYAGTRKKKNPSVPSCVSEKGKSQPPQLAVKQLNCSL
- the LMNTD1 gene encoding lamin tail domain-containing protein 1 isoform X1 produces the protein MDLECCGHQTQVLDDHEAQDDLAEKEALKGVQEKHVFLESEIKSTRDLPGRRRSRDMMSSCWSQLSVAGSFTPSSTLDESPNSSVVTLVGLPIPPSDRRTTEIPSLAQSSGLTEALRRRSIAQPKHGTEIPSWNCASSRNLSLFMTVPGHRSFSPLFTDSRKIAQSLRCMQNPRRRSAYEEYQEFASSAIGNLKIAEVDQGGRFVKIRNHATKEDENIGGYLLKQDIKGQAVAVFSFPSETRMEPNSTVTVWAADAMVFHRFPSDLLWKDLKRFRTSLDCATILCEPSGQAVAWYTPLYWTTRQELMARGESEEPENIVIPTFSTTRERCEEEQESTITDTEWNTADPWQTSKKRQSFIKREKKTFASLFPNQSAWCQSPNTPTHPHFSLGRPLTMGNDGSSLCRQSRGQSSRPDPVPGTLYAGTRKKKNPSVPSCVSEKGKSQPPQLAVEEEESQISSDQ
- the LMNTD1 gene encoding lamin tail domain-containing protein 1 isoform X3 — encoded protein: MEAQDDLAEKEALKGVQEKHVFLESEIKSTRDLPGRRRSRDMMSSCWSQLSVAGSFTPSSTLDESPNSSVVTLVGLPIPPSDRRTTEIPSLAQSSGLTEALRRRSIAQPKHGTEIPSWNCASSRNLSLFMTVPGHRSFSPLFTDSRKIAQSLRCMQNPRRRSAYEEYQEFASSAIGNLKIAEVDQGGRFVKIRNHATKEDENIGGYLLKQDIKGQAVAVFSFPSETRMEPNSTVTVWAADAMVFHRFPSDLLWKDLKRFRTSLDCATILCEPSGQAVAWYTPLYWTTRQELMARGESEEPENIVIPTFSTTRERCEEEQESTITDTEWNTADPWQTSKKRQSFIKREKKTFASLFPNQSAWCQSPNTPTHPHFSLGRPLTMGNDGSSLCRQSRGQSSRPDPVPGTLYAGTRKKKNPSVPSCVSEKGKSQPPQLAVEEEESQISSDQ